In Dolichospermum flos-aquae CCAP 1403/13F, the following proteins share a genomic window:
- a CDS encoding GNAT family N-acetyltransferase encodes MMIRHALESDLPAIVAIYNAAVPSRMATADLEPVSVESRLAWFQGRVPSQRPLWVVETEGVIAGWLSFQSFYGRPAYYSTAEISIYISPDFQGRGLGKQLLEKAIQESPNLGLKTLVSFIFAHNQPSLKLFAWFGFQAWGNLPKIADLDGVERDLIILGLRVM; translated from the coding sequence ATGATGATCCGCCATGCCCTAGAATCTGATTTACCCGCCATTGTCGCCATTTACAACGCTGCTGTTCCTAGTCGCATGGCTACCGCTGACTTAGAACCTGTGTCTGTGGAAAGTCGTTTAGCTTGGTTTCAAGGACGAGTCCCCTCACAACGTCCCCTATGGGTAGTGGAAACAGAGGGTGTAATTGCTGGATGGTTGAGTTTCCAATCATTCTACGGTAGACCAGCCTATTATTCTACCGCGGAAATTAGTATTTATATTTCCCCAGATTTTCAAGGACGTGGTTTGGGAAAACAACTTTTAGAAAAAGCCATTCAAGAAAGTCCTAATTTAGGTTTAAAGACGTTAGTTAGTTTTATTTTCGCTCATAATCAACCCAGTTTAAAATTATTTGCCTGGTTCGGTTTTCAAGCCTGGGGGAATTTACCGAAAATTGCTGATTTGGACGGAGTGGAACGAGATTTGATAATTTTAGGTTTGCGGGTAATGTAG
- a CDS encoding class I SAM-dependent methyltransferase yields MSKNLPSNSYKRNSYSSDKWQERIGQIAYRFNHQYQNQKFAVPDEVEAMPIFREWINGRLSERIVSPFWEIAQPQKNEHCLDIGCGVSFLIYPWRDWQAFFYGQEISNIARDGLNSRGSQLNSKLFKGVELGPAHHLNYDQSQFDLVIATGFSCYFPLEYWQAVLVEVKRVLKPGGHFVFDILNSEQPLAEDWAVLETYLGAEVFLETVTEWEKTIKAGGAKIVKRQLGELFELYKVRF; encoded by the coding sequence ATGTCTAAAAATTTGCCTTCTAATTCTTATAAAAGAAATAGCTATTCCTCAGATAAATGGCAAGAGAGAATAGGACAAATAGCATATCGCTTTAATCACCAATATCAAAATCAGAAATTTGCAGTTCCCGACGAAGTAGAAGCAATGCCAATATTTCGAGAATGGATTAATGGCAGATTAAGTGAGAGAATAGTTTCACCATTTTGGGAAATTGCTCAACCTCAAAAAAACGAACATTGTTTAGATATTGGTTGCGGTGTCAGTTTTTTAATCTATCCTTGGAGAGATTGGCAAGCATTCTTTTATGGGCAAGAAATTAGTAATATAGCAAGAGATGGTCTTAACTCCCGTGGTTCACAGTTAAACTCAAAATTATTCAAAGGTGTAGAATTAGGACCGGCTCACCATTTAAACTATGATCAAAGTCAATTTGATTTAGTCATTGCTACAGGATTTAGTTGCTATTTTCCTCTAGAATATTGGCAAGCTGTCTTGGTGGAAGTCAAACGAGTATTGAAACCAGGGGGACATTTTGTATTTGATATTCTTAATTCAGAACAGCCTTTAGCTGAAGATTGGGCTGTACTAGAAACCTATTTGGGTGCAGAGGTATTTCTAGAAACTGTTACAGAATGGGAAAAAACCATTAAAGCTGGGGGTGCTAAAATAGTCAAAAGACAATTAGGAGAATTATTCGAGTTGTACAAAGTTCGGTTTTAA